The genomic window ATTGCTGTAACTACAGAACAATCTTCAGAATACCAAAGATTAGTCAAACATAATTTTTCGGGTGAGATATCTGTAGCAAATGTAGTAAGCCACGCTGCAAGTTCTTCAGCAGAGCAATTAAACGCTGCAGCCATTATAGCCATTACAAAATCAGGTCATACAGCTCGAATGATTTCAAAATTTAGACCAACAGCTCCAATTGTGGCCATGGCTGATGATGAAAGAGTTGTAAGGACAATGTCTCTAGTATGGGGTGTAAATTGTATACAGGGTGAGATAAGAGATATGGACTCTCTTTTCAAAAACTCTGTTGATACAGCGGTCGAAAAAGGAATATTAAAAAATGGCGACTTAGTAGTGATCATTGCAGGTGTGCCTGTTGGTGTAAAAGGCACTACAAATATGATCAAGATTCAAACGATTGGTGAAGTGCTTATAAAAGGCATGGGAATAGGAAAACAACCTGTAACTGGTGTAGCTCGATTAATTGATAGAAAAGGAAACACGAACTTTAGAAGAGGAGATATTGCAGTGTGTTACGGAGTAGACGAAGATAACATCTCTTATATTAGAGATGCTGCAGGAGTAATCACCGAAGAAGGCGGCTTAACCTCACAAGGCGCAATTGCAGCGCTACAATTTGGTATTCCAATTATCGTAGGCGTAGAAGACGCAATGCAAAACATAGAAGAAGGAAAAACCATCACCTTAGATCCTCAAAGAGGACTTATATATGATGGGAAAGCGACGGTATTGTAATTAAGGTAGTAAGGTGGTAAGCTTCAAGGTGGTAAGCAAAACCATAATCGCCTAAGGCATATAATGTAAGATCCTTCGCTGCGCTCAGGATGACCGGGACAGCCTGAAGGGTCTTTAAGTGCATAGGCATAGCGCAAAACCTAAAGCCACCGGTGGTGACTTTAGGTTTTGCTTACCACCTTACCACCTTTAAAAATTAGAAAAATCCAGACGATTTAAGTAGTCTGGATTTTTGTTTACATTTCATAATAGCGAGGTCATTTCTTCAAATTGGAAAAATCAATTGCATATACTCGGTGCTTTAATACTTCCTTGGTGTTGCTTTCGCTATCTTTTAAATAGAGAACAGAAAAGTAAATGGTCTGCATATCTGGTGAAAAGACGATTTTATCACTGGCAATTTTTAGATTAGAGGCTAACTGCATGGACTTACTTCCATCCGTGTTCATAATCCATAGATTTTGATTATTAGATGATTCGTCAACTTTTTCCCTGTAAATGATTTGGTTTTCATTTGGTGTAAGGTAAAACATAGACATAGGACCTTTATACAATACTTGCTTATTGTAATACATATCCACATGCATTAATACTGTCTGATTTTTATCTGTAACGCTATACAAAATAGATTGATCTTTTTTAGAAAGAGAAAAATCTGTCACATTACTTTGCATTAGTACAGGCTCGATCTCTTTTTCGTCTAAGACTACATAGTACAAATCCATCGCATTCGTCGTTGGATTCATAGCTAAAAAGAAGGCTAGTTTGTAATCATCAAAACAGTCTATCTTGTAAATACTAAGATTATTGGTCAGAGTATAAGTGTCTCTAAGAATTTGCTTCCGCACAATATTGCTGGTTTTTACTAGTTGAATTTGACCTTTTGAGTTGCCATAGATTAAAAGATCATCATCTATTAAAGAAAACTTAGGAGACACACTTTCTTCTGTAAGTGAAATGTTTTTTGTTTGGGAACCTTCATAATCTGTCCAATTTAGCTTGTAGGAATCAGGCACAATTCGACCATCTGCATCTTTATTATACTCTACATAAATCATTCCCTTGTTTTTTTCATCAAAAACAGCATTGCTTTGCTCTTTTGAGGAGAGAAGGATTTGCTTTTGTTGTTTGTTTTTAATATTATACGTGTATAGATTAGAATAACTATTTGTCGTCTTTATATTTGCGTTTATCGAATTTGTAGGAATGCCCATAAGCAATAATTCGCCATCATTTGATATATCATAAACCAAACCTTGAGTTAAATTATCATCAATATTTTTTATTAATGCTCGATCACTCTCATCTGCTGCGTTTTGAATTAAAGTCTGATTTTCATTCAAACCTGTTGAATTATCTAAAACAACAGGATTATTTTCTTTTAAAAAAATCGGAGAACATCCTGTGGAAATCAGAAAAATTAAGAGGACGATGAACAACTTTTTAATAGCCACTTTCTCATCTCCTTTAAAGGAATTTACAAGTTCTAATTGTATATGGTATATATAATTAAAGTAGAGACTATAGTGTAACAAACTTGTAAATTAAATTTTTTCCAGTAATAATTTCACAACTACCATAGTACCTTCTCCTGTTTTACTTTCAATGCGCACTTGGCCATTATGACTTTCAACAATACTTTTTACGATGGATAATCCTAGCCCCGTGCCGCCTATTTGACGAGAACGATCCTCTTCTACTCTGTAAAAAGCATCAAAAATTCGACTGAAATTATCTTCAGGAATACCTGGACCATAGTCTCTAATCGATATTTCTACATAGTCGTCGTAGTTTATGGCTACTACATTTATAATATCGCCAGGGTTAGAGTATTTTATGGCATTATCTAATATATTGATAAATACCTGCTTTAATCGATCATAGTCTCCATGAATAGTAGGAAGTTCCAGTCTTTTATAATCGATGTCTACATTGTATTTAAGACTTTTTATTTTCATTTGGTTAATGACGTCTTCTAAAAGAGTATTGATATCTACACTAGTCAATATTAATTTAAAATCAGCTCGCTCGTATTTTGAAAGAGAGAGTAGATCATTCACTAGACGAAGTAGCCTTTGACCTTCACTATTTATCGTATTAAGACTTTTAGAAAGGAGTTCTGGATTATCTGTACCTCTTCTATTGAGTAAATCTGTGTAACCGATAATAGTTGTAAGAGGGGTTCTCAGTTCATGGGACACATTAGAGATAAAGTTCTTTTGTTCGCTTTCTAAAGCATACATCTTAGTAATATCTCGTATGACCACTAGCACGCCAATATTTTTGTCATTGTTTATAATCAAAGTAGAATAAGAGAAAAGGTGTTTATCTTCATAATCTAACTCTTGAATATATTCGCTTTTTCCATCTAAAACTTCTTTTACCATTTGTTTTATAAAAGGTATTTGATTAAAAACTTCAGCGGTAATAGGCTCATCCCCTAAATCGAGAATACTTCTAGCTTTATTGTTAACCATTAAAATATTGTCTTTTAATCCTACTGCAAAGATACCATCGTCAATGGAGGATATAATAGAGGCTAATTTTTGTTTTTCATCATTTATTTTCGTAATTTTATCTGAAATGTCAAAAATCATCTGATTGAAGTTATGAGTAAGTTCTCCAACTTCGTCATTTACTTCATACTGTATGATTTCAGTGTAATTACCCTGAGAAACTTTTTTCGTAGACTCTACTAATAACCGGATAGGCTTTAATAGAGAGTGGGTTATAGAACGACTTAAAATATAGGAAAGGATTAAGCTTATAATACACGTTACAATAAATAATCTTATAATGTGGTCTATAATAGTATCCATTAGTTCAAGGGAATAAATAAAAGTAATTACACCTATGACCGTATTATCTATGTATATAGGAGTTGATAAAAAAATCCGGCTAATATCATCGACTCTTTTATACACAGATAGAGATTTTCTGCTTGATAAAGTTAATGCTCTCTCGATTTCCTCATTTACGTCTTCAGCAATAGATGTTTCTACATTTGCTGAGTCTGTGATAAAATTGCCTTTTGCATCGTGTAAAAGAACACGAGTGTAGTTTACACTAGAGAGGTTTTCTGCAATGGACAAGCTTTTTCTTTTGAGTACGGTGTCATACTGATCTACGGAAGGGGATTCTGCTTTGATTTCTTGTTGTATATAGAAGACTGCCTCAGCAGCACGTTCCGTTAGATTTTTTTGCACAGAATCAAAATTATAATGAATTAACCCTTGAATTACGACAGTGGCTAATACTAACATTGTCAGTAAAACAAGGGTTACGTTTGCGAATATAAATTTTGAACGGAAAGCTAATTTCATTCAAATCTCCTCATTTTGTATCCTACTCCAAAGACCGTTTGAATATAATTGTGTTTAGCGTATTGACCAACTTTTTTTCTGATCCTTTGTATGTGCATATCCACTGATCGGGTATCCCCAAAATAATCATAACCCCACACTTGTTCTAAAAGATGTTCTCTTGAAAAAACCTGCTCTGGGCTAGAAACTAGAAGATGAAGCAATTCAAACTCTTTTGGCGTTAAATGAATTTCGTAATCGTTAACTAGAACTTTTCTTTCATTTAAGATAATTTTGATTTCATCATTAACGATAGCATCCTCTTCAGATTTTGCAGGCACATTAGAACTTCTTCGCAGTAATGCTTTGACTCTAGCGATGAGCTCTCTATTGTCAAAGGGCTTTGTCATGTAGTCATCCGCGCCCAATTCAAGACCTAAAACTCGATCAATTATATCCGTCTTTGCTGTAAGCATAATAATGGGAATGCTTTTTTGCGCACTTACTTTTTTACAAACATCATAACCATTCATTTTTGGAAGCATCAAATCTAAAATCATCAAGTCTGGATTGAAGGAATCTACCTTTTCTAAAGCCTCTTGTCCATCACTTGCAGTATCTACAATATAACCCTCAAATTCTAAATCCAATTTCAGCAAATCTTGTATAGATGCTTCGTCATCCACTACGAGAATTTTTTCGTTCATATTAATACCACCTATAAATTAAAGTCATTATATTTATTATAGTCTCTTTTATATAAAAAAGCTAATAATATTGTTGACAATTAAGATTATATTAGACTCACATCTCTAAAGTAAAGATAAAGTAATTTTCTATTTCAAATTTCATTTGATCAAAAATTTTTTTCGTTTCATTTAATATTTCATTAACTCGCTCATCCGATACATTCATGAGTTTATACATAGTCCTTATTCTAAAATTAAAGATGGTTTCTTCATCACAACTAAAATATCCTTCAATCATTTTTTTTATGATACCAATTCCAGCTCCCACAACAGTAGTTTGTATTAGTTTGATTTCATCTTCTGAAAAAGCAAGATTATAGGTATCAATATGCAGCTTGTAGAATTTATAGATTACATCGGAATCAAATTCTAGGCCAGTACTGCAAATCTCATAATAAAAAGTTCTTAGATGTTCATCTCGCTTCAATAATTCTGTTAAAATTCTAGTTTCAAGTGTTGTACCGTATTGTAAATCGTATTCACCATAGTGATGTGTTAAGTACGCTCTTACACTTTGTTTGATGCTACTCATAAATTCCCCGTAGATATGGGCAGCAATATTTTGTTTCGTCTTAAAATAGTAGTTGATTAACCCAGGATTACTACTTGCTTTTTTACATATATCGATGTAAGTGGTCTTTGTATAACCTTGTAAGTAAAAAAGTTCCTTACAAGTTTCAATAATACGGTTTTTAGAATCCTTGCTTGTCTTATAACTAGCCACATTATCGCCTCCTTGTATGCATATTATACAATAATAGGTTTTGAATATCAAATAAAAGAGTATTTATGCAATTTTATAAACAAAAACGTAGTACAAGTTTTAAATTAACTTAAAATAAATTTTATACATATATTTATAATATTATATTGACAAAGATAAATACAATAAAGTATACTTAAATTAAGTTAAGTTAAAACTATAAATAAGGAGGCTGTAGATTGTAATTGAAATCGTTTTCGAAAAGTCGACTATTATTTTTTTAAAAAAGGGGGAAGAAAAATGAAAAGCAATAAATTAACAGTATTTGCAATTATGACCATATTCTTTGTAGCAATGGGTGTGGGTACGATTACCCCAGCAATAGCTAATATCGCTGCAGCTTTTCCAGATGTACCATTTACAACTATACTGCTAGCATCTACACTTCCATCATTATTAATTATTCCATCTACGCTCATTACTGGAGCTGTAGCAGGTAAAAAAGTGGGTTATAAACCATTGGCTTTGTTAGGATTAGCTTTATTTGCTATATCAGGTATGGCACCAGCTTTTGTAAATAGCACTTTTACTATCGTATTAGTCTTTAGAGCAATATTCGGAATCAGCTTAGGTATCTTAAGCCCATTAGGAAATGCACTAGTCATGGAAATCTTTGAAGGACAAAAAAGAGCAAATATGTTAGGTGTGGGTTCTTTTGTAATGAATATTGGCGGTATCGCGTTACAATTCTTAGGTGGCGCATTATCTGGCGTGTCTTGGGAATTATGTTTTGTCGGTCACTTCCCAGCAATCATCTCCTTTGTTCTAGTATTATTGTTCTTAAAAGAGCCAGAAAAACCACAAGTATCAGCTGATACATCCGGAAATGTAGTAAAAGATAAGATGCCAGCATCTGTGTGGGTAATCTCAATTATCTTTGGTTTTACGATGATGCTCATCTATCCAATGCTCATGAATATGTCATCTATTATCGCTGATGTAAAACAAGTAGGAGATGCTACTCAATCTGCCGTAGTACTTTCTATGTATACTGTAGGTGGCGCTATTTCAGGTGTTCTATTTGGAAAAGTATATGAAAAACTTCAAAAATTCATTATTACTATAGCATTTTTAGGTGGAGCTGCAGGTATTGCATTGATCGTCTTTGGCAACAGCGTCTTTATGATGACTGTAGGAACTACAGTAACGGGAATATTCTACATGTTAATGATGCCTCTTACCATCATGCTTTTAGGAATGTATGCACCACCATCTCTAGGTGGAATGGCAGTATCGATTATGATGGCTGTAATGAACGCTTTTGCATTTGTATCAACCTATTGGATTAGCTTTGTAGGAAACATGACTGGAGACGTATTCCTTGCACCATTAAAAGCAGCTATAATTGGATTTATAGCAATAGGCGTAATCTTCTTGTTCATCAAT from Alkalibaculum bacchi includes these protein-coding regions:
- a CDS encoding ATP-binding protein yields the protein MKLAFRSKFIFANVTLVLLTMLVLATVVIQGLIHYNFDSVQKNLTERAAEAVFYIQQEIKAESPSVDQYDTVLKRKSLSIAENLSSVNYTRVLLHDAKGNFITDSANVETSIAEDVNEEIERALTLSSRKSLSVYKRVDDISRIFLSTPIYIDNTVIGVITFIYSLELMDTIIDHIIRLFIVTCIISLILSYILSRSITHSLLKPIRLLVESTKKVSQGNYTEIIQYEVNDEVGELTHNFNQMIFDISDKITKINDEKQKLASIISSIDDGIFAVGLKDNILMVNNKARSILDLGDEPITAEVFNQIPFIKQMVKEVLDGKSEYIQELDYEDKHLFSYSTLIINNDKNIGVLVVIRDITKMYALESEQKNFISNVSHELRTPLTTIIGYTDLLNRRGTDNPELLSKSLNTINSEGQRLLRLVNDLLSLSKYERADFKLILTSVDINTLLEDVINQMKIKSLKYNVDIDYKRLELPTIHGDYDRLKQVFINILDNAIKYSNPGDIINVVAINYDDYVEISIRDYGPGIPEDNFSRIFDAFYRVEEDRSRQIGGTGLGLSIVKSIVESHNGQVRIESKTGEGTMVVVKLLLEKI
- a CDS encoding response regulator transcription factor, whose product is MNEKILVVDDEASIQDLLKLDLEFEGYIVDTASDGQEALEKVDSFNPDLMILDLMLPKMNGYDVCKKVSAQKSIPIIMLTAKTDIIDRVLGLELGADDYMTKPFDNRELIARVKALLRRSSNVPAKSEEDAIVNDEIKIILNERKVLVNDYEIHLTPKEFELLHLLVSSPEQVFSREHLLEQVWGYDYFGDTRSVDMHIQRIRKKVGQYAKHNYIQTVFGVGYKMRRFE
- a CDS encoding TetR/AcrR family transcriptional regulator, whose protein sequence is MASYKTSKDSKNRIIETCKELFYLQGYTKTTYIDICKKASSNPGLINYYFKTKQNIAAHIYGEFMSSIKQSVRAYLTHHYGEYDLQYGTTLETRILTELLKRDEHLRTFYYEICSTGLEFDSDVIYKFYKLHIDTYNLAFSEDEIKLIQTTVVGAGIGIIKKMIEGYFSCDEETIFNFRIRTMYKLMNVSDERVNEILNETKKIFDQMKFEIENYFIFTLEM
- a CDS encoding MFS transporter → MKSNKLTVFAIMTIFFVAMGVGTITPAIANIAAAFPDVPFTTILLASTLPSLLIIPSTLITGAVAGKKVGYKPLALLGLALFAISGMAPAFVNSTFTIVLVFRAIFGISLGILSPLGNALVMEIFEGQKRANMLGVGSFVMNIGGIALQFLGGALSGVSWELCFVGHFPAIISFVLVLLFLKEPEKPQVSADTSGNVVKDKMPASVWVISIIFGFTMMLIYPMLMNMSSIIADVKQVGDATQSAVVLSMYTVGGAISGVLFGKVYEKLQKFIITIAFLGGAAGIALIVFGNSVFMMTVGTTVTGIFYMLMMPLTIMLLGMYAPPSLGGMAVSIMMAVMNAFAFVSTYWISFVGNMTGDVFLAPLKAAIIGFIAIGVIFLFINPFPKQKAVEAK